A genome region from Setaria italica strain Yugu1 chromosome III, Setaria_italica_v2.0, whole genome shotgun sequence includes the following:
- the LOC111256593 gene encoding uncharacterized protein LOC111256593, whose protein sequence is MNLVQQRSLLTRVRDGCRRFLSGVTCRGRHGDVVHPPRPSYPRASTPAPTQQAGASSQQPIRPAAAGTSYVVPPPPLPPSWHATTGPSTVPQMQYTWSSYPSSAAPELRPTGYVDQGWHSEESHDKAARASSSAWIDDLFRVDADLLGPSQLPDAPGPT, encoded by the exons ATGAATTTGGTTCAGCAACGATCGCTGCTTACGAGGGTCAGAGACGGCTGCAGGAGGTTCCTCAGTGGCGTTACCTGCCGTGGCAGGCACGGGGACGTCGTCCATCCACCACGACCTTCGTACCCCCGTGCGTCCACTCCAGCTCCTACTCAGCAGGCTGGTGCGTCCTCTCAGCAGCCCATTCGTCCGGCAGCAGCCGGCACCTCCTATGTcgtaccaccaccaccgctgccaCCGTCTTGGCATGCCACAACAGGTCCATCCACCGTTCCTCAAATGCAATACACATGGTCGTCTTATCCTTCTTCAGCTGCACCGGAGCTACGACCAACAG GCTACGTAGACCAGGGATGGCATTCGGAGGAGTCGCACGACAAGGCAGCGAGGGCCAGCAGCAGTGCTTGGATCGATGACCTTTTCAGAGTGGACGCCGACCTGCTCGGTCCCTCCCAGCTGCCAGACGCCCCGGGTCCTACATAG